The following coding sequences lie in one Thermosulfuriphilus ammonigenes genomic window:
- the hisH gene encoding imidazole glycerol phosphate synthase subunit HisH yields MIGIIDYRAGNLTSVARALRYLGYHCEVTHDLERLRRAERVVFPGVGAAGQAMADLKELGLDNFLKDCLASGKPILGICLGTQIIFDYSEEDGGTQCLGLLSGEVRRFPEPLLDETTGLRLKVPHMGWNQIRWEKEHPVFAGLDPEHEFYFVHSYFPVPAAEETIFGRTEHGLVFVSAVAKDNLVAVQFHPEKSGRPGLKILDNFCRWSP; encoded by the coding sequence ATGATAGGGATCATTGACTATCGGGCCGGCAACCTGACCAGTGTGGCTCGGGCCCTTAGATATCTGGGGTATCATTGTGAGGTTACCCATGATCTTGAGCGTCTCCGGAGGGCTGAAAGGGTTGTCTTTCCTGGAGTAGGCGCTGCCGGTCAGGCCATGGCCGATCTTAAGGAGTTAGGTCTTGATAACTTTCTGAAGGATTGCTTGGCCTCAGGCAAACCGATTTTAGGTATCTGTTTGGGGACGCAAATCATCTTCGACTACAGCGAAGAAGACGGTGGTACCCAATGTCTGGGACTTTTGTCGGGAGAGGTTAGGCGCTTTCCGGAACCCCTTCTCGATGAGACTACCGGGCTCCGCCTCAAGGTTCCCCATATGGGCTGGAACCAGATTCGCTGGGAAAAGGAGCATCCCGTCTTTGCTGGTCTTGATCCCGAACACGAATTTTATTTTGTCCACAGTTATTTTCCGGTTCCGGCCGCTGAAGAGACTATCTTTGGCCGTACGGAACATGGTCTGGTTTTTGTCTCCGCGGTGGCCAAAGACAACCTAGTGGCTGTTCAGTTTCATCCGGAAAAAAGTGGTCGGCCGGGGCTCAAAATCCTCGATAACTTCTGCCGGTGGAGCCCCTGA
- the cutA gene encoding divalent-cation tolerance protein CutA, translated as MADIVLLYVTASSKQEAQSLGQTLVEERLAACVNIYPEITSIYWWEGKMETSSEAVLIVKTRSDLVSQVKERLLDLHSYSCPCILVVPVAGGHQPFIDWLLAETRKGHKESEDAQ; from the coding sequence ATGGCCGATATAGTCCTGCTATATGTAACCGCTTCCTCCAAACAGGAGGCCCAGAGCTTGGGGCAAACCCTGGTGGAGGAACGCCTGGCGGCCTGCGTTAATATCTATCCGGAGATTACCTCCATTTACTGGTGGGAAGGCAAGATGGAGACCTCTTCTGAGGCCGTATTGATAGTCAAGACCCGTTCAGATCTGGTCTCCCAGGTTAAGGAACGCCTTCTTGATCTCCACTCTTACTCTTGCCCTTGCATCCTGGTTGTCCCCGTAGCTGGAGGTCATCAGCCTTTTATAGACTGGCTTCTCGCTGAGACCAGGAAAGGTCATAAGGAGAGCGAAGATGCTCAGTAA
- the hisF gene encoding imidazole glycerol phosphate synthase subunit HisF, protein MLSKRIIVCLDVKDGRTTKGIKFKNNVDVGDPVEMARVYYQEGADEIVFYDITASAEHRGIMIEVVRKTAEEIFIPFSVGGGVRTVEDMREVLLAGAEKVSINTAAVLNPRLIYDGAKAFGSQCIVLGMDVKKVEPSSKIPSGYEIWIHGGRTPMGIDALWWAREAENLGAGEICLNSIDADGTREGYEMTLTRLISDAVNIPVIASGGAGRPEHLYDVLTEGRADAALIASMVHYGTYSISEIKEHLYQRGVKVRRLW, encoded by the coding sequence ATGCTCAGTAAGCGCATAATCGTCTGTCTGGATGTCAAAGATGGCCGGACTACCAAGGGAATTAAATTTAAAAACAATGTTGATGTGGGCGATCCGGTAGAAATGGCCCGGGTTTATTATCAAGAAGGGGCTGATGAGATCGTCTTTTATGACATCACCGCCAGCGCTGAACATCGAGGGATCATGATCGAGGTGGTCCGGAAGACGGCTGAAGAGATCTTTATTCCCTTTTCTGTGGGAGGGGGTGTCCGAACAGTAGAAGACATGCGGGAGGTTCTTTTAGCGGGGGCGGAGAAGGTTTCGATAAATACCGCAGCTGTTCTTAACCCCAGACTTATCTACGATGGAGCCAAGGCCTTTGGAAGCCAGTGTATAGTTTTGGGAATGGACGTTAAGAAGGTTGAGCCTTCATCTAAAATTCCTTCCGGCTATGAGATCTGGATTCATGGCGGTCGGACTCCGATGGGCATTGATGCCCTTTGGTGGGCCCGTGAGGCCGAGAACCTGGGGGCAGGGGAGATTTGTCTTAACTCCATTGACGCCGATGGGACCCGAGAGGGTTATGAGATGACCCTTACTCGCCTGATCTCTGATGCGGTTAACATTCCGGTGATTGCCTCCGGGGGGGCTGGCCGGCCAGAGCACCTCTATGATGTTCTTACCGAGGGGCGGGCCGATGCCGCCCTCATTGCCTCCATGGTTCATTACGGCACCTATTCCATCTCTGAAATCAAGGAACACCTTTACCAAAGAGGGGTCAAAGTCCGCCGCCTCTGGTAA
- a CDS encoding DUF1343 domain-containing protein, whose product MCHQASVDEALRLAPDLVAEAFPGQLRCLFSPQHGFFAEKQDNMVPSADGFYEPLKIPLFSLYGRRLAPEGDMLDLFDILLVDLQDVGCRVYTFASTMFLAMEACARAGKTVVILDRPNPIGGLKTEGPILEESWRSFVGMVRVPLRHGLTLAELALVYQQQQALDLDLRIIPMIGWRRDLFFDQTGLPWVMPSPNMPTLETALVYPGQVLLEGTNLSEGRGTTRPFELFGAPYIRPREVRDWLSQRGYEIPGAIFREVAFEPTFHKWQGKTCRGFQIHVQDRTLFNPLWTTAVLLQAISQLYPQDFSLKPPPYEYDYRRLPLDLIIGHSGLREAILSGAPLVPLWEELAREWRGFLEESEGLLLYRR is encoded by the coding sequence TTGTGTCACCAAGCCTCGGTAGATGAGGCCCTTCGTTTGGCTCCTGATCTTGTGGCCGAGGCCTTTCCCGGACAGTTGCGGTGTTTGTTTTCTCCTCAGCACGGTTTCTTTGCCGAGAAGCAGGACAACATGGTCCCCTCAGCCGATGGATTCTATGAACCTCTAAAAATCCCCCTTTTCAGCCTCTATGGTCGCAGGCTAGCCCCGGAGGGGGACATGTTAGATCTATTTGATATCCTTTTGGTGGATCTTCAGGATGTGGGCTGTCGTGTTTATACCTTTGCTTCCACCATGTTTTTGGCCATGGAGGCCTGCGCGCGGGCTGGAAAGACCGTGGTTATCCTTGATCGTCCCAATCCTATAGGGGGGCTCAAAACTGAGGGTCCTATTCTGGAGGAAAGCTGGCGTTCTTTTGTGGGTATGGTTCGGGTTCCCCTACGTCATGGTCTCACTCTGGCTGAACTGGCCCTGGTTTATCAACAGCAGCAGGCCCTAGATCTTGATCTCCGAATTATTCCCATGATTGGCTGGCGTCGAGACCTCTTCTTTGATCAAACAGGGCTTCCCTGGGTCATGCCTTCCCCAAATATGCCAACCCTAGAGACAGCCTTGGTTTATCCAGGTCAGGTTCTGCTTGAGGGAACAAATCTTTCCGAAGGACGAGGAACCACCCGTCCCTTTGAACTCTTTGGTGCCCCTTATATTCGGCCAAGGGAGGTCCGAGATTGGCTTTCCCAAAGGGGATATGAGATTCCCGGGGCCATTTTCCGGGAGGTGGCCTTCGAACCCACCTTCCACAAGTGGCAAGGAAAGACATGCCGGGGGTTCCAAATCCATGTTCAGGATAGAACACTATTCAATCCTCTTTGGACAACAGCCGTTCTTCTTCAGGCCATCTCTCAGCTCTATCCCCAAGACTTTTCGCTTAAACCACCTCCTTATGAGTACGACTACCGCCGCCTTCCTCTTGACCTTATAATAGGGCATTCGGGTCTGAGAGAGGCTATCCTTTCAGGGGCCCCTTTGGTTCCCTTATGGGAGGAGCTGGCCCGAGAGTGGAGAGGGTTCCTTGAGGAGAGCGAGGGCCTCCTTCTCTACAGGAGATAA